One Xiphophorus maculatus strain JP 163 A chromosome 9, X_maculatus-5.0-male, whole genome shotgun sequence DNA segment encodes these proteins:
- the LOC102218202 gene encoding guanine nucleotide-binding protein G(I)/G(S)/G(O) subunit gamma-12-like — protein MSSKTPSSSSVAQARRTVQQLRREARIDRIKVSKASSDLMRYCGEHAKNDPLLMGIPTSENPFKEKKPCTVL, from the exons ATGTCTTCCAAAACGCCGAGCTCCAGTAGCGTCGCGCAGGCCAGGCGGACGGTGCAGCAGCTGAGGAGGGAAGCTCGCATCGACAGGATAAAA GTGTCCAAGGCTTCATCAGACCTGATGCGCTACTGTGGAGAGCATGCCAAGAACGACCCTCTCCTTATGGGCATCCCAACCTCAGAGAATCccttcaaagaaaagaaacctTGCACTGTTTTGTAG